A genomic segment from Panthera tigris isolate Pti1 chromosome A1, P.tigris_Pti1_mat1.1, whole genome shotgun sequence encodes:
- the IMP4 gene encoding U3 small nucleolar ribonucleoprotein protein IMP4: MLRREARLRREYLYRKAREESQRAAQEKKEKVRRALEENRLIPTELRREALALQGSLEFDDAGGEGVTNHMDDEYRWAGVEDPKVMITTSRDPSSRLKMFAKELKLVFPGAQRMNRGRHEVGALVRACKANGVTDLLVVHEHRGTPVGFIVSHLPFGPTAYFTLCNVVMRHDIPDLGTVSEAKPHLIMHGFSSRLGKRVSDILRYLFPVPKDDSHRVITFANQDDYISFRHHVYRKTNHRSVELTEVGPRFELKLYMIRLGTLEQEATADVEWRWHPYTNTARKRVFLSAE, from the exons ATG CTGCGTCGTGAGGCCCGCCTTCGCCGGGAGTACCTGTACCGCAAGGCACGCGAGGAGTCGCAGCGAGCCgcccaggagaagaaagagaaggttcGGCGCGCGCTCGAAG AGAACCGCCTGATTCCTACGGAGTTACGCAGGGAGGCTCTGGCCTTACAGGGATCCCTGGAGTTTGATGATGCCGGTGGTGAAG GTGTGACCAACCACATGGATGATGAATATCGATGGGCAGGGGTTGAGGATCCTAAGGTCATGATCACTACCTCTCGAGATCCCAGTTCTCGCCTGAAGATGTTTGCAAAG GAGCTGAAGTTGGTGTTCCCGGGTGCCCAGCGCATGAACCGTGGCCGGCATGAGGTGGGGGCACTGGTGCGAGCCTGCAAAGCCAACGGGGTCACTGACCTGCTGGTTGTCCATGAGCATCGAGGCACACCTG TGGGGTTCATTGTCAGCCACCTGCCCTTCGGCCCCACTGCTTACTTCACACTGTGCAATGTGGTCATGCGGCATGACATCCCTGACCTGGGAACCGTGTCAGAGGCCAAGCCTCACCTCATCATGCATGGCTTCTCCTCCCGCCTAGGCAAGCGG GTCTCTGACATACTCCGTTACCTGTTCCCTGTGCCCAAAGATGACAGCCACCGGGTCATCACCTTTGCGAACCAAGATGATTATATCTCCTTCCG GCACCATGTATATAGGAAGACCAACCACCGCAGTGTGGAGCTGACTGAGGTTGGGCCTCGCTTTGAACTGAAGT TGTATATGATTCGCCTGGGCACGCTGGAGCAGGAGGCCACCGCAGATGTGGAGTGGCGCTGGCACCCGTATACCAACACCGCACGCAAGAGGGTCTTTCTGAGTGCTGAGTGA
- the CCDC115 gene encoding coiled-coil domain-containing protein 115 isoform X2 encodes MAAPDLRAELDSLLLQLFQDLEELEAKRAALNARVEEGWLSLSKARYSMGAKSVGPLQYASLMEPQVCVYTSEAQDGLQRFWLVRASAQTPEEVGPREAALRRRKGLTRTPEPESFPALRDPLNWFGILVPHSLRQAQASFREGLQLAADMATLQIRIDWGRSQLRGLQEKLKQLEPESA; translated from the exons ATGGCTGCGCCGGACCTACGAGCGGAGTTGGACTCGCTGCTTCTGCAGCTGTTCCAGGACCTGGAAGAACTGGAGGCGAAGCGGGCGGCACTGAACGCTCgggtggaggag GGCTGGCTCTCGCTCTCCAAAGCTCGCTACTCTATGGGTGCCAAATCGGTAGGTCCCCTGCAGTATGCCTCCCTCATGGAGCCCCAGGTCTGCGTCTACACCAG CGAGGCCCAGGACGGACTCCAGAGGTTCTGGCTGGTGAGAGCCAGCGCCCAGACTCCAGAGGAGGTGGGGCCCCGAGAGGCAG CTTTGCGAAGACGCAAGGGTCTCACCAGAACCCCAGAGCCAGAGTCCTTCCCAGCCCTCCGGGACCCTCTGAACTGGTTTGGAATCCTGGTTCCTCACAGCCTACGGCAGGCCCAAGCCAGCTTCCGGGAGG GCCTGCAGCTGGCTGCAGACATGGCCACCCTTCAGATCCGCATTGACTGGGGTCGAAGCCAGCTCCGGGGGCTCCAGGAAAAACTCAAGCAGCTGGAGCCTGAGTCTGCTTGA
- the CCDC115 gene encoding coiled-coil domain-containing protein 115 isoform X1: MAAPDLRAELDSLLLQLFQDLEELEAKRAALNARVEEGWLSLSKARYSMGAKSVGPLQYASLMEPQVCVYTSEAQDGLQRFWLVRASAQTPEEVGPREAVFLYPALRRRKGLTRTPEPESFPALRDPLNWFGILVPHSLRQAQASFREGLQLAADMATLQIRIDWGRSQLRGLQEKLKQLEPESA; the protein is encoded by the exons ATGGCTGCGCCGGACCTACGAGCGGAGTTGGACTCGCTGCTTCTGCAGCTGTTCCAGGACCTGGAAGAACTGGAGGCGAAGCGGGCGGCACTGAACGCTCgggtggaggag GGCTGGCTCTCGCTCTCCAAAGCTCGCTACTCTATGGGTGCCAAATCGGTAGGTCCCCTGCAGTATGCCTCCCTCATGGAGCCCCAGGTCTGCGTCTACACCAG CGAGGCCCAGGACGGACTCCAGAGGTTCTGGCTGGTGAGAGCCAGCGCCCAGACTCCAGAGGAGGTGGGGCCCCGAGAGGCAG TCTTTCTTTACCCAGCTTTGCGAAGACGCAAGGGTCTCACCAGAACCCCAGAGCCAGAGTCCTTCCCAGCCCTCCGGGACCCTCTGAACTGGTTTGGAATCCTGGTTCCTCACAGCCTACGGCAGGCCCAAGCCAGCTTCCGGGAGG GCCTGCAGCTGGCTGCAGACATGGCCACCCTTCAGATCCGCATTGACTGGGGTCGAAGCCAGCTCCGGGGGCTCCAGGAAAAACTCAAGCAGCTGGAGCCTGAGTCTGCTTGA